In one window of uncultured Acetobacteroides sp. DNA:
- a CDS encoding HD domain-containing protein: MSKSVKKIINDPVHGFIDIPNNLAAELVEHRYFQRLRGVKQLGLTYLVYPGAMHTRFQHALGAMHLMKEAIDSLRSKGHEITTEEEEATMCAILLHDIGHGPFSHALEFSIAEGVSHEDLSLLMMNQLNHEFDGRLLLSIQIFKDEYPKHFLHQLISSQLDVDRLDYLRRDSFFTGVVEGAIGLDRIIKMLEVVNDELVVEGKGIYSIEKFLIARRLMYWQVYLHKTVIAAEQLLIQIFKRAKECIAENKPLYITPTLRFFLDPKNTSRVNLGNAEELIAYFVQLDDSDISVCLKEWEHSDDFILKNLCAMLNSRNLLKIELNKVPFSDDIVAQKREVLMELLGNADSKMVSEYFVLTHEISNKAYSPKSQSIKILDKNGNLEGIEVASDVLNSAAFGGETIKYFLCYPKTNYEFKF; the protein is encoded by the coding sequence ATGAGCAAGAGCGTAAAGAAAATCATAAACGATCCCGTTCACGGGTTTATTGATATCCCCAACAACCTAGCAGCCGAGCTCGTTGAGCATCGCTACTTCCAGCGGCTACGTGGGGTAAAGCAGCTGGGGCTAACCTACCTGGTTTACCCTGGTGCCATGCACACCCGCTTCCAGCATGCGCTGGGCGCCATGCACCTGATGAAGGAGGCCATCGACTCGCTCCGCAGCAAGGGGCACGAGATAACCACCGAAGAGGAGGAGGCTACCATGTGCGCCATCCTGCTACACGATATTGGGCACGGACCGTTCTCGCACGCGCTGGAGTTCAGCATCGCCGAGGGCGTAAGCCACGAGGATTTATCGCTCCTGATGATGAACCAGCTAAACCATGAATTCGACGGTAGGCTATTGCTATCAATCCAGATATTTAAGGACGAATACCCAAAGCACTTCCTGCACCAGCTAATATCGAGCCAGCTGGATGTGGATAGGCTCGACTACCTGCGCCGCGACAGCTTCTTTACCGGCGTAGTAGAGGGGGCAATTGGACTCGACCGCATCATCAAGATGCTAGAGGTGGTAAACGACGAGCTGGTGGTGGAAGGAAAAGGCATCTACTCCATCGAGAAGTTCCTTATTGCCCGCCGCCTGATGTACTGGCAGGTGTACCTCCACAAAACGGTGATTGCCGCCGAGCAGCTGCTCATCCAGATATTTAAGCGCGCCAAGGAGTGCATAGCGGAAAACAAGCCGCTGTACATCACGCCCACGCTCCGCTTCTTTCTCGATCCGAAGAATACCAGTAGGGTAAACCTCGGCAATGCGGAGGAGCTTATCGCCTACTTCGTACAACTCGACGACTCCGACATATCGGTTTGCCTTAAGGAATGGGAGCACTCGGACGACTTTATCCTTAAGAATCTTTGTGCCATGCTTAACAGCCGCAACCTGCTTAAGATCGAGCTCAACAAGGTTCCCTTTTCCGACGATATAGTCGCCCAAAAAAGAGAGGTACTAATGGAGCTGCTAGGTAACGCTGACAGCAAGATGGTATCCGAATACTTTGTTCTTACCCACGAGATAAGCAACAAGGCCTATAGCCCAAAAAGCCAGTCGATAAAAATACTCGATAAAAACGGCAACCTCGAAGGTATAGAGGTTGCCTCTGATGTCTTAAACAGCGCAGCATTTGGAGGTGAGACAATTAAATATTTCCTGTGCTACCCGAAAACAAATTATGAGTTTAAATTTTAA
- a CDS encoding Nramp family divalent metal transporter: MSWINPKNHHPQFSALEILKYVGPGLLVTVGFIDPGNWASNLAAGATYGYALLWMITLSTILLIVLQHNVAHLGIATGLCLSEATNKYFRPVTAKLFLSSAMLASISTSLAEILGGAIALNMLFAVPIGVGAVLVMAFVLVMLLTNSYRVIERWIIAFVSIIGLSFIYELSLVNVDWGTAARAWVTPSFPQGSMVVIMSVLGAVVMPHNLFLHSEIIQSRQWNLSDEKVIERQLKYEFFDTLLSMVVGWAINSAMILLAAATFFAVGSQVTELQQAKNLLIPLLGDNASNVFALALLFAGVASTITSGMAAGSIFAGMFNEPYDIKDSHSRTGVIVSLVAATILIFIIGDPFRGLILSQMFLSMQLPFTIFFQARLTSSEKVMGKHRNTPSTRIIIYLLGAIVTALNVALLVSFFV; encoded by the coding sequence ATGAGTTGGATTAACCCTAAGAACCACCACCCGCAGTTTAGCGCGCTCGAAATACTGAAGTATGTAGGCCCCGGCCTGCTGGTAACGGTCGGCTTTATCGACCCCGGCAACTGGGCATCGAACCTGGCCGCTGGCGCCACCTACGGCTACGCGCTGCTGTGGATGATTACCCTATCTACCATCCTGCTTATCGTGCTGCAGCATAACGTGGCGCACCTGGGCATTGCCACCGGGCTGTGCCTGTCGGAGGCGACCAACAAGTACTTTAGGCCCGTTACGGCGAAGCTCTTCCTGAGCTCGGCCATGCTGGCCTCCATCTCCACCTCGCTGGCCGAGATTTTGGGCGGCGCCATCGCCCTGAACATGCTCTTTGCGGTGCCCATTGGGGTTGGCGCGGTGCTGGTGATGGCCTTTGTGCTGGTGATGCTGCTCACCAACAGCTATAGGGTGATCGAGCGTTGGATTATCGCCTTTGTCTCCATCATTGGGCTGTCGTTCATCTACGAGCTCTCGCTGGTTAACGTCGACTGGGGCACTGCCGCTAGGGCGTGGGTTACCCCATCGTTCCCGCAGGGGTCGATGGTGGTAATCATGAGCGTGCTCGGGGCCGTGGTGATGCCGCACAACCTCTTCCTTCACTCCGAGATCATCCAGAGCCGCCAGTGGAACCTCTCGGACGAGAAGGTGATCGAGCGGCAGCTCAAGTACGAGTTCTTCGATACGCTCCTCTCCATGGTGGTGGGCTGGGCCATCAACAGCGCCATGATCCTGCTTGCCGCCGCCACCTTCTTCGCGGTAGGGTCGCAGGTAACCGAGCTGCAGCAGGCCAAGAACCTGCTCATCCCGCTCCTGGGCGATAACGCCAGCAACGTGTTTGCCCTAGCGCTGCTCTTTGCCGGGGTGGCCTCCACCATCACCTCGGGGATGGCGGCCGGCTCCATCTTCGCCGGCATGTTCAACGAGCCCTACGACATCAAGGACTCGCACTCGCGCACCGGGGTGATTGTCTCGCTGGTGGCGGCAACCATCCTCATCTTCATCATCGGCGATCCGTTTCGGGGGCTCATCCTCTCGCAGATGTTTCTGAGCATGCAGCTGCCCTTCACCATCTTCTTCCAGGCGCGGCTCACCTCGTCGGAAAAGGTGATGGGCAAGCACCGCAACACCCCCTCCACCCGCATCATCATCTACCTGCTGGGGGCCATTGTTACGGCGCTTAACGTGGCGCTGCTGGTTAGCTTCTTCGTATAG
- the lpxA gene encoding acyl-ACP--UDP-N-acetylglucosamine O-acyltransferase translates to MSQPMAYIHPDAKIGADVTIDAFAWIGKDVVIGDGTWIGPNVTVMDGARIGKNCRIFPGAVISAIPQDLKFRGEITTAEIGDNTTIRECVTVNRGTAAKGKTVVGSSCLIMAYAHVAHDVIMGNSIILGNGVQLAGEVEIDDFAILSAHSLVHQFVRIGGHVMISGGSLVRKDVPPFVKAGHDPLSYVGINSVGLRRRQFNPEEIHQIQDIFRLLYQSGYIVSKAVEAIEAEVPQSEFRDYIVSFVKDSKRGIIKGYAGKAKSEDLDI, encoded by the coding sequence ATGAGTCAACCAATGGCTTACATTCATCCCGATGCGAAGATCGGAGCCGACGTAACCATCGACGCGTTTGCCTGGATAGGCAAGGACGTGGTGATTGGAGATGGAACGTGGATTGGCCCGAACGTTACCGTAATGGATGGCGCTCGCATTGGGAAAAACTGCAGGATTTTTCCTGGCGCCGTAATATCGGCGATTCCCCAAGATCTCAAGTTCAGAGGCGAAATAACAACGGCTGAAATTGGCGACAACACCACCATCCGCGAGTGCGTTACCGTTAACCGGGGCACCGCAGCAAAGGGAAAGACGGTGGTGGGAAGCAGCTGCCTTATCATGGCCTACGCGCACGTGGCGCACGACGTCATTATGGGCAATAGCATCATCCTAGGCAACGGAGTTCAGCTGGCTGGCGAGGTGGAGATCGACGATTTTGCCATCCTTAGCGCCCACTCGCTGGTACACCAGTTTGTCCGCATCGGGGGCCACGTGATGATCTCCGGCGGATCGCTCGTGCGCAAGGATGTTCCGCCGTTTGTAAAGGCTGGCCACGATCCGCTATCGTACGTGGGCATCAACTCCGTTGGGCTGCGCCGCCGCCAGTTTAACCCCGAGGAGATCCACCAGATTCAGGATATCTTCCGCCTGCTGTACCAGAGCGGCTACATCGTGTCGAAAGCGGTGGAGGCCATCGAGGCGGAGGTGCCACAGAGCGAGTTCCGCGACTACATCGTGAGCTTCGTGAAGGACTCCAAGCGAGGCATCATCAAGGGCTACGCTGGCAAGGCCAAAAGCGAAGATCTAGACATCTAG
- a CDS encoding alpha-L-arabinofuranosidase C-terminal domain-containing protein has protein sequence MKRGIILALFALCLSGYGQAQVAVRIADTASKQVISKNLYGQFAEHLGSCIYGGLWVGKDSPIPNTNGYRTDVLEALKKLKVPVMRWPGGCFADEYHWMDGIGDPNKRPKMVNNWWGGAVENNSFGTHEFLNLCEMLGCEPYISGNVGSGTVEELNKWVEYMTSAGDSPMANLRRQNGREKPWKVKFLGVGNESWGCGGNMRPEYYADLYRRYATYCRDYDGNRLYKIASGASDYDYNWTEVLMKQIGDRMNGISLHYYTVTGWSGSKGSATTFTPNDYYWTVNKCSEIEGVIQKHLAIMDKYDAQKKVGLLVDEWGTWWDTEPNGTPLYQQNTMRDAMVAALTLNIFNRYSDRVKMANIAQVVNVLQSMILTKDSKMVLTPTYHVFEMYNVHQDARYIPLTVEVGKVKTASGAEIPAVSASASKDAAGNINITMANIDLDKSQEVTIALPFAAKSASGRILTSKNITDYNSYDNAEVVKPTPFQKIKLGKGTVTFTLPAKSIVAVTLR, from the coding sequence ATGAAGAGAGGCATCATTTTAGCATTATTCGCCTTGTGCTTGTCGGGTTACGGGCAGGCGCAGGTTGCCGTTCGCATTGCCGATACGGCCAGCAAGCAGGTTATCAGCAAGAATCTATACGGGCAGTTTGCCGAGCACCTAGGCAGCTGCATCTACGGTGGCCTTTGGGTGGGGAAGGATTCGCCAATCCCCAACACCAACGGGTATCGCACCGATGTGCTGGAGGCGCTGAAGAAGCTTAAGGTGCCCGTTATGCGCTGGCCCGGCGGCTGCTTTGCCGACGAGTACCACTGGATGGATGGCATTGGCGACCCCAACAAAAGGCCAAAGATGGTAAACAACTGGTGGGGTGGAGCCGTAGAGAACAACAGCTTTGGCACCCACGAGTTCCTAAACCTTTGCGAGATGCTGGGCTGCGAGCCCTACATCAGCGGTAACGTGGGGAGCGGCACGGTAGAGGAGCTCAACAAGTGGGTTGAGTACATGACCTCGGCGGGTGATAGCCCAATGGCCAACCTTCGCCGCCAGAATGGCCGCGAAAAACCCTGGAAGGTTAAGTTCCTAGGGGTAGGAAACGAGAGCTGGGGATGCGGCGGCAACATGCGCCCCGAGTACTACGCCGACCTGTACCGCAGGTACGCCACCTACTGCCGCGACTACGACGGCAACCGTCTTTATAAGATTGCCAGCGGTGCCAGCGACTACGACTACAACTGGACCGAGGTGCTGATGAAGCAAATCGGCGATCGGATGAATGGCATCTCGCTCCACTACTACACGGTAACGGGATGGAGCGGCAGCAAGGGCTCGGCTACCACCTTTACGCCGAACGACTACTACTGGACAGTTAACAAGTGCTCGGAGATTGAGGGGGTAATCCAGAAGCATCTGGCCATAATGGACAAGTACGATGCCCAAAAGAAGGTAGGCCTTTTGGTTGACGAGTGGGGCACCTGGTGGGATACCGAGCCTAACGGCACCCCACTGTACCAGCAGAACACCATGCGCGATGCCATGGTTGCTGCGCTAACGCTCAACATCTTTAATAGGTATAGCGATAGGGTTAAGATGGCCAACATCGCCCAGGTGGTAAACGTGCTTCAGTCCATGATCCTCACCAAGGATAGCAAGATGGTGCTAACCCCAACCTACCACGTGTTCGAGATGTACAACGTGCACCAGGATGCGCGCTACATTCCGCTAACGGTTGAGGTGGGCAAGGTGAAGACGGCCTCGGGTGCCGAGATCCCTGCCGTAAGCGCATCGGCCTCGAAGGATGCTGCGGGTAACATCAACATCACCATGGCGAATATCGACCTGGACAAGAGCCAGGAGGTTACCATTGCGCTTCCATTCGCTGCCAAATCGGCTAGCGGCCGCATCCTCACCTCGAAGAATATTACCGACTACAACTCGTACGACAATGCCGAGGTGGTAAAGCCAACCCCTTTCCAGAAAATTAAGCTGGGCAAGGGGACGGTTACCTTTACGCTTCCTGCCAAGAGCATCGTTGCCGTTACGCTTCGATAA
- a CDS encoding diacylglycerol kinase family protein translates to MKSRNTTFSLRKRAHSFRYAFRGIVGFISLEHNAWIHVAMAALALALGAALHISQQEWATVVILIALVLAAEAFNSAIEALADHATDTIHPLIGKAKDYAAGGVLLLAVGALIVGCIIFIPKISELFS, encoded by the coding sequence ATGAAGAGCCGTAACACTACCTTTTCGCTTCGCAAAAGGGCGCATAGTTTTAGGTACGCCTTTCGGGGGATTGTGGGGTTCATCAGCCTGGAGCATAACGCCTGGATTCATGTGGCGATGGCCGCCTTGGCGCTTGCGCTGGGGGCTGCGCTCCACATCAGCCAGCAGGAGTGGGCTACGGTGGTTATCCTCATTGCGCTGGTGCTGGCCGCCGAGGCCTTCAACTCGGCCATCGAGGCGCTGGCCGATCACGCCACCGACACCATTCACCCGCTGATCGGCAAGGCGAAGGACTATGCGGCAGGAGGGGTGCTGCTGCTGGCCGTGGGGGCGCTTATCGTCGGGTGCATCATCTTTATCCCTAAAATATCGGAGCTATTCTCCTAA
- a CDS encoding phosphoglycerate kinase — protein MQTLDSYNFGGKKAIIRVDFNVPLDMDTFAVTDDTRIRGALPTINKILADGGSVILMSHLGRPKGVDEKASLKHIIPVLEKNLGKSVKFADDCVGASAVEMAASLKPGEVLLLENLRFYAEEEGKPRLPKEATEEEKAAAKKVVKESQKEFVKKLASLADVYVNDAFGTAHRAHGSTALIADLFSTENKMFGYLINSELKAMDTILKSSAKPFTAIMGGAKVSDKLLIIENLLERVQNLIIGGGMAYTFIKAQGGQIGTSICEEDKLELALDLLAKAKAKGVTVYLPVDGVAADRFAPDADTVNCKIDEVPADRMSLDIGPETAKIFTEVIANSKTVLWNGPMGVFEFDKFAVGTTAVAKAVAAATANGAFTLIGGGDSVAAINKNKLADKVSYVSTGGGAMLEYMEGKALPGIAAIRGE, from the coding sequence ATGCAAACATTAGACAGCTACAATTTCGGAGGCAAAAAGGCCATCATCCGTGTTGACTTTAATGTGCCTTTGGATATGGATACCTTTGCGGTAACCGACGATACCCGTATTCGTGGTGCCCTTCCTACCATCAACAAAATTCTTGCCGATGGCGGATCTGTTATTCTAATGTCTCACCTTGGTCGTCCAAAGGGGGTTGATGAGAAAGCTTCGCTAAAGCACATTATTCCTGTTCTGGAAAAGAACCTTGGCAAGAGCGTTAAGTTTGCCGACGACTGCGTTGGCGCTTCAGCCGTTGAAATGGCTGCTAGCCTAAAGCCAGGCGAAGTGCTACTTCTCGAAAACCTTCGCTTCTACGCCGAGGAAGAGGGTAAGCCACGTTTGCCTAAGGAAGCAACCGAAGAGGAAAAGGCTGCTGCTAAGAAGGTGGTAAAGGAAAGCCAAAAGGAGTTCGTTAAGAAGCTGGCTTCTCTTGCTGATGTTTACGTTAACGATGCTTTCGGTACCGCACACCGTGCTCACGGTTCTACCGCACTTATCGCCGATCTATTCTCGACCGAGAACAAGATGTTCGGGTACCTCATCAACAGCGAGCTTAAGGCTATGGATACCATTCTTAAGTCGTCAGCAAAGCCATTCACCGCTATCATGGGTGGTGCAAAGGTTTCTGACAAGCTGCTTATCATCGAGAACCTTTTGGAGCGCGTTCAAAACCTTATCATTGGTGGTGGTATGGCCTACACCTTTATTAAGGCTCAAGGCGGACAAATCGGAACCTCTATTTGCGAGGAAGATAAGCTAGAACTTGCTCTCGATCTTCTTGCTAAGGCTAAGGCAAAAGGCGTTACCGTTTACCTTCCTGTTGATGGTGTTGCTGCCGATAGGTTCGCTCCAGATGCTGATACCGTTAACTGCAAGATCGATGAAGTTCCTGCCGACAGAATGTCGCTTGACATCGGGCCAGAAACCGCTAAGATCTTCACCGAAGTAATCGCCAACTCTAAGACCGTACTTTGGAATGGTCCTATGGGCGTATTCGAGTTCGATAAGTTTGCTGTAGGAACTACCGCTGTTGCTAAGGCTGTTGCTGCTGCAACTGCTAACGGTGCCTTCACCCTAATTGGCGGTGGCGACTCTGTTGCTGCCATCAACAAGAACAAGCTGGCCGATAAGGTAAGCTACGTTTCCACCGGTGGTGGTGCTATGCTAGAGTATATGGAGGGTAAGGCACTTCCAGGTATCGCAGCTATCCGTGGCGAGTAA
- a CDS encoding OmpA family protein, with product MSSALKTLSLAALMGFSLFSCVPAKQYNLLKDNNTKCEEERARLNKTNDSLKICVRELASAGSVLEREKAALISDSTKRQLAFVALSEDYSKLQDRYNDLNLAHEALLKGAQSESKKLLAEIQKAQSLLMQREDSLRALEGQLNTRSSKLTSAQTQMDSLLRNLNEKNTALVELQTMLAKKDSISNALRQKVKNALTGFEGKGLSITQKNGMVYVSMEDKLLFKSGSFEIDTRGADAIRELANVLGQNKDINIMVEGHTDDVPYQGRGELKDNWDLSVKRATTVVRLLTENKEIAPTRITGAGRSQYLPIDAAGTPQARQKNRRTEIILTPNLDELMQIIEKN from the coding sequence ATGAGTAGTGCTCTTAAAACACTATCGCTGGCTGCATTGATGGGATTCTCGCTGTTCTCGTGCGTCCCTGCTAAGCAGTATAACCTTCTTAAGGACAATAATACCAAATGCGAGGAGGAGCGTGCCCGCCTGAACAAGACGAACGACTCGCTGAAGATCTGCGTGCGCGAGCTAGCCTCGGCAGGCTCGGTGCTCGAGCGCGAGAAGGCGGCGCTAATCTCCGACAGCACCAAGCGGCAGCTTGCCTTTGTTGCCCTCTCCGAAGATTACTCGAAGCTGCAGGATAGGTACAACGACCTAAACCTCGCCCACGAGGCATTGCTGAAGGGCGCACAGTCGGAATCGAAGAAGCTCCTTGCCGAGATACAGAAGGCGCAGTCGCTGCTGATGCAGCGCGAGGACTCGCTGCGCGCCCTCGAGGGGCAGCTCAACACCCGTAGCAGCAAGCTAACCTCGGCTCAAACCCAGATGGACTCGCTGCTGCGCAACCTGAACGAAAAGAATACGGCTCTTGTTGAGCTGCAAACCATGCTCGCCAAGAAGGACTCGATCAGCAACGCCCTTCGCCAGAAGGTGAAGAATGCGCTCACCGGGTTCGAGGGAAAGGGGCTTTCCATCACCCAAAAGAACGGCATGGTGTACGTGTCGATGGAGGATAAGCTGCTGTTTAAGTCGGGTAGCTTCGAGATTGATACCCGAGGTGCCGATGCCATTCGGGAGCTGGCCAACGTGCTGGGCCAAAACAAGGACATCAACATCATGGTGGAGGGCCACACCGACGACGTGCCCTACCAGGGCCGCGGCGAGCTGAAGGATAACTGGGACCTGAGCGTGAAGCGCGCCACCACGGTGGTTCGCCTGCTTACCGAGAATAAGGAGATCGCCCCAACGCGCATCACCGGCGCCGGCCGCAGCCAGTATCTGCCTATTGATGCTGCTGGTACCCCACAGGCCCGCCAGAAGAACAGGCGCACCGAGATCATCCTAACGCCCAACCTCGACGAGTTGATGCAGATCATCGAAAAGAACTAG
- a CDS encoding bifunctional UDP-3-O-[3-hydroxymyristoyl] N-acetylglucosamine deacetylase/3-hydroxyacyl-ACP dehydratase, whose amino-acid sequence MSEMQRTIKEAVTLIGQGLHSGLQVTLTILPADANHGIKFQRVDLDGKPVIEAIADYVTDTSRGTTIEKNGVRVSTIEHVMAAIVGCDIDNALVQLNAPETPIMDGSAKYFLQAIESVGTQVQNVERHYFEIKEKTVWRDEKHNIEIVAYPDDHFSLNVMIDYNSKVLGNQYANMETMEIFKEEIAPCRTFVFFHELEFLFKNNLIKGGDLENAIVILDKEVPQEELDRIATLFSKPSVHRRPDGILNNLDLRFPNECARHKLLDMIGDLALVGHRIKGKFIAKRPGHHANTEFAKVLRKIMKRQFMKVPVPHYNPCAEPVMDINGIRKKLPHRPPFLLVDKIIHLDKEVVVGIKNVTMNEPFFVGHFPDEPVMPGVLIIEAMAQVGGILVLGLVPDPENYSTYFLKVDKVKFKKKVVPGDTIIIKMELMEPIRRGIAVMWAQAFVGDTIVAEGELSAQVVKSK is encoded by the coding sequence ATGTCTGAAATGCAAAGAACGATAAAGGAAGCCGTTACGCTTATCGGGCAAGGCCTGCACTCGGGTCTTCAGGTAACCCTAACCATCCTTCCTGCCGATGCCAACCATGGGATTAAGTTTCAACGGGTAGACCTAGACGGCAAGCCAGTTATTGAGGCCATTGCCGACTACGTTACCGACACCTCCCGCGGCACCACGATCGAGAAGAATGGCGTACGGGTTTCCACTATCGAGCACGTTATGGCTGCCATTGTGGGTTGCGACATCGACAATGCGCTTGTGCAGCTCAACGCTCCCGAAACGCCCATCATGGATGGTAGCGCCAAGTACTTCCTTCAGGCAATTGAATCGGTAGGGACTCAAGTACAAAACGTAGAGCGCCACTACTTCGAAATAAAAGAAAAGACGGTTTGGAGAGACGAGAAGCACAACATCGAAATTGTAGCTTACCCCGACGACCACTTCAGCCTGAACGTGATGATCGACTACAACTCGAAGGTGCTGGGCAACCAGTACGCCAACATGGAGACCATGGAGATATTCAAGGAGGAGATTGCCCCCTGCCGTACCTTCGTTTTCTTCCACGAGCTGGAGTTCCTCTTCAAAAATAACCTGATTAAGGGTGGCGACTTAGAGAATGCCATCGTAATCCTCGATAAAGAGGTTCCTCAGGAGGAGTTGGACCGAATTGCAACGCTATTCAGCAAGCCAAGCGTCCATCGCCGTCCCGACGGAATCCTGAACAACCTCGACCTGCGCTTCCCCAACGAGTGCGCCCGCCACAAGCTGCTCGACATGATTGGCGACCTTGCGCTGGTTGGACACCGCATAAAGGGTAAGTTTATTGCCAAGCGCCCAGGGCACCACGCCAACACCGAATTTGCCAAGGTGCTCCGCAAGATCATGAAGCGCCAGTTCATGAAGGTTCCGGTACCGCACTACAACCCCTGCGCGGAGCCAGTCATGGACATCAATGGCATTCGGAAGAAGCTTCCGCACCGTCCGCCCTTCCTTTTGGTGGATAAGATCATCCACCTAGACAAGGAGGTTGTGGTGGGCATCAAGAATGTAACCATGAACGAGCCCTTCTTCGTGGGGCACTTCCCCGACGAGCCTGTTATGCCAGGTGTACTCATCATAGAGGCTATGGCGCAGGTGGGCGGTATTTTGGTGCTAGGCCTAGTGCCCGACCCCGAGAACTACTCGACCTACTTCCTAAAGGTGGACAAGGTGAAGTTCAAGAAGAAGGTGGTTCCGGGCGATACCATCATCATAAAGATGGAGCTAATGGAGCCCATCCGTAGGGGCATTGCCGTAATGTGGGCGCAGGCGTTTGTTGGAGACACCATTGTTGCCGAGGGCGAACTATCCGCTCAAGTTGTAAAATCAAAATAA
- the lpxD gene encoding UDP-3-O-(3-hydroxymyristoyl)glucosamine N-acyltransferase, with the protein MEFKAQIIAAFLNGEIEGDADATVTTVAKIEEATPGTLAFLANPKYNHYLYTTNATIVLVNKDLQLEQPVSCTLIRVPDAYAAFASLLELYQNAKMQKVGVSTQACIEPSAKICEDAYVGPFAYIGENVTIGKNAKIYPHVYIGDNATIGDNATIYSGVKIYHECVLGNNVTIHASSVIGADGFGFAPSAANEYKKIPQIGNVILEDYVEIGANACIDRATMGSTIIRKGVKLDNLIQVAHNVEVGENTVMAAQSGIAGSTKVGANCMFGGQVGISGHITIANGVKLAAQTGINNSLKGEDQVLMGSPAIDIRSYHKSSIVFKNLPDLAKQVSELKKEIAALKANK; encoded by the coding sequence ATGGAGTTTAAAGCTCAAATAATTGCAGCATTTTTGAATGGCGAGATTGAGGGCGACGCAGATGCGACGGTAACTACCGTCGCAAAGATTGAGGAAGCAACGCCAGGTACTTTAGCCTTTTTGGCTAACCCCAAATACAACCATTACCTGTATACAACCAACGCAACTATAGTTCTTGTCAACAAAGATCTTCAACTAGAGCAGCCTGTTTCGTGTACCCTAATCCGCGTGCCAGATGCCTACGCCGCATTTGCCTCGCTGTTGGAGCTATACCAGAATGCCAAGATGCAGAAGGTAGGCGTCAGCACCCAAGCCTGCATAGAGCCTAGCGCTAAGATTTGCGAAGATGCATATGTTGGCCCATTTGCCTACATTGGCGAAAACGTAACCATCGGAAAGAACGCGAAAATTTACCCTCACGTATACATCGGCGACAATGCCACGATAGGCGATAACGCCACCATCTACTCTGGCGTAAAGATCTACCACGAGTGCGTGCTAGGCAACAACGTTACCATCCATGCCAGCTCGGTAATTGGTGCTGATGGATTTGGATTTGCACCTTCGGCGGCAAACGAGTACAAGAAGATTCCTCAGATTGGAAACGTAATTCTTGAGGACTACGTGGAGATTGGCGCCAATGCCTGCATCGACCGCGCTACCATGGGCTCAACCATCATCCGCAAGGGAGTTAAGCTCGACAACCTCATCCAAGTTGCGCATAACGTAGAGGTGGGCGAGAATACGGTTATGGCAGCACAATCGGGGATTGCAGGATCGACAAAGGTTGGAGCCAACTGCATGTTTGGCGGACAAGTCGGCATTTCGGGCCACATCACCATTGCCAATGGCGTTAAGCTTGCCGCCCAAACCGGGATAAACAACTCGCTAAAAGGGGAGGATCAAGTACTAATGGGATCGCCAGCCATTGACATTCGCAGCTACCACAAAAGCTCGATAGTATTTAAAAATCTACCCGACTTAGCGAAGCAGGTAAGCGAACTGAAAAAAGAAATTGCGGCTTTAAAAGCCAATAAATAA
- the rnhA gene encoding ribonuclease HI: MENSTPYNITLYTDGAASGNPGPGGYGTLLIWGPHVKELSEGFERTTNNRMELMAVIRGLQALKFDKCNVTIYSDSKYVVDAVEKGWVFGWEKARFKNKKNPDLWMEFLREYRKHAVKFIWVKGHASIPGNERCDQLAVAAAANKKNLKVDYGYVNSVEE; encoded by the coding sequence ATGGAAAACAGCACCCCCTACAACATCACCCTTTACACCGATGGCGCTGCCAGCGGCAACCCGGGCCCCGGCGGCTACGGCACCCTGCTCATCTGGGGGCCGCACGTCAAGGAGCTATCCGAAGGCTTCGAGCGCACCACCAACAACCGCATGGAGCTGATGGCCGTTATCCGCGGCCTCCAGGCCCTCAAGTTCGACAAGTGCAACGTCACCATCTACTCCGACTCCAAATATGTAGTGGATGCCGTGGAGAAGGGCTGGGTGTTCGGCTGGGAGAAGGCGCGCTTCAAGAACAAGAAGAACCCCGACCTGTGGATGGAGTTCCTGCGCGAGTACCGCAAGCATGCCGTCAAGTTCATCTGGGTGAAGGGGCACGCCAGCATCCCCGGCAACGAGCGCTGCGACCAGCTGGCCGTTGCCGCCGCCGCCAACAAGAAGAACCTAAAGGTGGATTACGGGTATGTGAACAGCGTGGAAGAATAG